One part of the Rhizobium rhizogenes genome encodes these proteins:
- a CDS encoding flotillin family protein, giving the protein MDFFSLSLIAGAIVTAIVVIGIIMTSLYTRSTRDKAYVRTGLGGKKVVLDGGAIILPIFHSYSWVSLSTLRLEVKRSEHESLITKDRMRADITAEFYVRVKPDAENIALAAQTLGDRTNDADALKSLVEAKFVDGLRSVAATMSLRDLQEQRAEFVKSVQAAVAHDLQSNGLELESVSLTRLDQTDIKHFNPNNTFDAEGLTALTRITEERKRERNQIVRDNEVEIATKDREAVLRRLTIEREQRDAELTQERDIANKTAETRAEAARAEQAARLNEETAKLDTERGIAERDAEARQARETARIEAERGIAEREAEARKITETARIEAAIAVAQKVEQEQAARAKADEAKAAAITAEEQVATAREVEIAERAKRIAVIDARKAAEQEATAITVKAEAEREAAENLAAAAKIGAEAEAQAAKIRAEGVIALGDAEAQAERAKNDARNALSGDIIEFELARARIAIIPEALAEAMKPIEKISDIRIFSAGNLASALGGGSDGQSGNGLGDLSSQLLSFTAQKPVLDEILAQAGFKGADPTQALLAASITNATDRPTPERQPAKET; this is encoded by the coding sequence ATGGACTTCTTTTCTTTGAGCCTGATTGCCGGTGCCATCGTCACGGCGATCGTCGTCATCGGCATCATCATGACATCGCTTTATACGCGCTCGACGCGCGACAAGGCCTATGTCAGAACCGGCCTTGGCGGCAAAAAAGTCGTACTCGACGGCGGCGCAATCATTCTGCCGATCTTCCACTCCTATTCCTGGGTCTCGCTCAGCACGTTGCGGCTGGAAGTGAAGAGATCCGAACATGAATCGCTGATCACCAAGGATCGCATGCGCGCCGATATCACCGCCGAATTTTACGTGCGCGTGAAGCCGGACGCCGAAAATATCGCGCTCGCCGCCCAGACGCTTGGCGACCGGACAAATGATGCCGATGCGCTGAAATCCCTTGTCGAGGCGAAGTTCGTCGACGGCCTGCGCTCGGTCGCCGCGACCATGTCGCTGCGCGACCTGCAGGAACAGCGTGCCGAATTCGTCAAATCCGTGCAGGCGGCCGTCGCCCATGACCTGCAGTCCAACGGTCTGGAGCTGGAATCGGTGTCGCTGACGCGGCTCGATCAAACCGACATCAAGCATTTCAACCCCAACAACACCTTCGATGCGGAAGGCCTGACGGCGCTGACGCGGATCACCGAGGAGCGTAAACGCGAGCGCAACCAGATCGTCCGCGACAACGAAGTCGAAATCGCCACCAAGGACCGCGAAGCCGTGCTACGCCGACTGACCATCGAGCGCGAACAGCGCGATGCGGAACTGACGCAGGAACGCGATATCGCCAACAAGACCGCGGAAACCCGGGCAGAGGCGGCACGCGCCGAACAGGCGGCCCGTCTGAACGAGGAAACGGCGAAGCTCGATACCGAACGGGGCATTGCCGAGCGGGACGCGGAAGCCCGTCAGGCGCGCGAGACCGCCCGCATCGAGGCGGAGCGCGGCATCGCCGAGCGCGAGGCGGAAGCCCGCAAGATCACCGAAACCGCCCGGATCGAAGCGGCGATCGCCGTCGCCCAGAAGGTGGAGCAGGAACAGGCTGCGCGTGCCAAGGCTGATGAAGCCAAGGCAGCCGCCATCACCGCCGAAGAACAGGTGGCAACCGCCCGCGAAGTGGAAATCGCCGAACGCGCCAAACGCATTGCCGTGATCGACGCCCGCAAGGCGGCCGAACAGGAAGCGACAGCGATCACCGTGAAGGCGGAAGCAGAACGCGAAGCTGCGGAAAACCTTGCCGCCGCCGCCAAGATCGGCGCTGAAGCCGAGGCGCAGGCCGCCAAAATCCGCGCCGAAGGCGTCATCGCGCTCGGTGATGCCGAGGCGCAGGCGGAGCGTGCGAAAAACGATGCACGCAATGCGCTTTCCGGCGACATCATCGAATTCGAACTTGCCCGCGCGCGGATCGCCATCATCCCCGAGGCGCTGGCCGAAGCGATGAAGCCGATCGAGAAGATTTCCGACATCCGCATCTTCAGCGCCGGAAATCTGGCCAGCGCGCTCGGTGGCGGCAGCGACGGGCAAAGTGGCAATGGCCTGGGCGATCTTTCAAGCCAACTGCTGAGCTTCACCGCGCAGAAGCCGGTTCTCGATGAAATCCTCGCACAGGCCGGCTTCAAGGGCGCCGACCCGACACAGGCCCTGCTCGCGGCATCGATTACGAATGCCACGGATCGCCCAACGCCGGAAAGGCAACCAGCGAAGGAAACGTAA
- a CDS encoding TetR/AcrR family transcriptional regulator, with product MDESKNRHTLIRATSALFRRRGYAGVGLAEILAEAGLPKGSLYYHFPGGKEQLAAEATRWAGRKIAELIDASFDDAESFAIGSVALCRAIARLSQDNGRIMGCPVLSIIQAGDEKPDLRQIGADVLGDWLARIAAQARRFGNQHPEADAERLVIGLQGAWVISLARQNMTAFDTLEHSLRQSLQTCFREWRDPTAGL from the coding sequence ATGGATGAAAGCAAAAACCGCCATACCCTGATCCGGGCCACCTCCGCGCTGTTTCGGCGGCGCGGTTATGCGGGTGTTGGACTGGCTGAGATACTTGCCGAAGCGGGCCTGCCGAAAGGCTCGCTCTATTATCATTTTCCCGGCGGCAAGGAGCAGCTCGCCGCCGAGGCGACACGGTGGGCGGGCCGGAAGATCGCCGAGTTGATCGATGCGAGTTTCGATGATGCGGAGAGCTTCGCCATCGGTTCGGTGGCGCTCTGCCGCGCAATAGCCCGCCTTTCGCAGGACAACGGCCGGATCATGGGTTGCCCCGTGCTCAGCATCATTCAGGCCGGGGATGAAAAGCCCGATTTGCGCCAGATCGGTGCGGATGTGCTGGGTGACTGGCTGGCCCGGATCGCTGCCCAGGCACGGCGGTTCGGAAATCAGCACCCGGAGGCTGATGCCGAGAGACTGGTAATCGGGCTTCAGGGCGCATGGGTTATTTCACTGGCGCGTCAGAACATGACTGCGTTCGATACGCTGGAGCATAGCCTGCGGCAGTCTCTCCAGACCTGTTTCCGCGAATGGCGGGACCCGACTGCGGGGCTGTAA
- a CDS encoding alpha/beta fold hydrolase, which translates to MTDIAESREISIASEGNMLAGRFFPPVGPVAAHLVLHGATGVPARYYRAFATWAARQGIGVLTYDYRDFGASRRRPMRESRATMADWGVADQMAAETALRQIAPHGPIWLLGHSLGGLTFPFRRHDERLERVITVGSGFAHVSDHPWSYRPAVIAFWYLLGPLATALTGYLPGRRLLLGADLPAGIYWQWRRWCTNRNFFRGDIGKSLPEPDFSATRFDLRMMTMADDVVVPPAAVWRYADAFPPGSLSRRTLRPEEFGLTSLRHIEVMSERAAAAWPAILGLEEMPTGSRF; encoded by the coding sequence ATGACTGACATTGCAGAAAGCCGGGAAATCAGTATCGCTTCGGAGGGGAACATGCTTGCCGGGCGGTTTTTTCCGCCTGTGGGACCTGTAGCTGCTCACCTTGTCCTTCACGGCGCCACCGGCGTTCCCGCGCGCTATTATCGTGCCTTCGCCACATGGGCGGCAAGACAGGGCATCGGCGTCCTGACCTATGATTACCGCGACTTCGGCGCATCGCGGCGGCGCCCGATGCGCGAGAGCCGGGCGACGATGGCCGACTGGGGAGTTGCCGACCAGATGGCGGCAGAAACGGCACTTCGCCAGATTGCGCCGCACGGGCCGATCTGGCTGCTCGGCCATTCCCTCGGCGGACTGACATTTCCCTTTCGGCGTCATGACGAGCGGCTTGAACGAGTTATCACCGTCGGCTCCGGCTTCGCCCATGTCAGCGACCACCCGTGGAGTTATCGACCGGCGGTGATCGCGTTCTGGTATCTGCTGGGCCCGCTCGCCACTGCCCTGACGGGCTATCTGCCCGGACGCAGGCTGCTTCTGGGCGCGGATCTGCCCGCCGGAATTTACTGGCAGTGGCGCCGCTGGTGCACGAACCGGAATTTCTTCCGTGGCGATATCGGCAAATCGCTGCCGGAACCGGATTTCTCGGCCACCCGTTTCGATCTGCGCATGATGACGATGGCAGACGATGTCGTGGTTCCGCCTGCCGCCGTCTGGCGATATGCCGACGCTTTTCCGCCGGGAAGCCTTAGCCGCAGAACCCTGCGGCCGGAAGAATTCGGCCTTACATCCCTGCGCCATATCGAGGTCATGTCGGAACGTGCCGCGGCGGCATGGCCGGCAATATTAGGGCTGGAGGAGATGCCCACCGGGTCGCGGTTTTAG
- a CDS encoding DoxX family protein: protein MRNLPWKSILAWLLSAFFVLGGIGNIFASETILADYRRWGYPNGFNYLTGALEFAAALLIAYRPTRLAGAALASVVMVAAAGTVLSNGEFGHAIAPLVVLSVALIVGFQARKTARDGLNGG from the coding sequence ATGCGTAACCTGCCCTGGAAATCCATCCTTGCCTGGCTTTTATCCGCCTTTTTCGTTCTCGGCGGGATCGGCAATATCTTCGCATCCGAAACGATCCTCGCCGATTACAGACGCTGGGGTTATCCTAACGGGTTCAACTATCTCACCGGAGCCCTGGAATTTGCGGCGGCTCTTCTCATCGCATATCGGCCGACACGGCTGGCGGGTGCGGCGCTTGCCAGCGTGGTGATGGTTGCGGCAGCCGGTACCGTCCTGTCGAATGGAGAGTTCGGTCACGCCATTGCGCCGCTGGTGGTGTTGAGCGTTGCGCTGATCGTCGGCTTTCAGGCGCGCAAAACCGCCCGCGACGGATTGAATGGTGGCTGA
- a CDS encoding TetR/AcrR family transcriptional regulator, with protein sequence MTEDHLPTARGVARIQALMDAAANLFLDQGYEAVSLDTLIAKAGGSRRNIYEHFGGKQGLFVDVITRLCNEQAAPLRQLDAGSGEIGPALVMFGERLLEVVLQPRTLALQRLMIAEGQRFPELAQAILRSGHDTGVEILADWLRPRLPELRGNLPPEKLAEQFIGLVVTGPQLRALVGAISLPLPAGEVSRLAHDAVSTFLHGTQPAIRSPHA encoded by the coding sequence ATGACGGAAGACCATTTGCCAACGGCGCGCGGTGTGGCGCGGATACAGGCCCTGATGGATGCAGCCGCCAACCTCTTTCTCGATCAGGGATATGAGGCGGTATCGCTGGACACGCTCATCGCAAAGGCCGGTGGATCGCGCCGAAACATCTATGAGCATTTTGGCGGCAAGCAGGGGCTGTTCGTGGATGTCATCACACGGCTCTGCAACGAACAGGCTGCACCGCTTCGCCAGCTCGATGCCGGCAGCGGAGAAATCGGTCCGGCGCTTGTCATGTTTGGCGAGAGGCTGCTTGAGGTGGTGCTGCAGCCACGCACATTGGCATTGCAGCGCCTGATGATTGCCGAGGGGCAACGTTTTCCCGAGCTTGCGCAGGCAATCCTGCGTTCCGGTCATGATACGGGCGTTGAGATTCTTGCCGACTGGCTGCGCCCGCGCTTACCGGAATTGCGCGGAAATCTCCCGCCGGAAAAGCTTGCCGAGCAATTTATCGGGCTTGTTGTTACCGGTCCACAACTGCGTGCGCTCGTCGGGGCCATAAGCCTGCCGCTTCCGGCCGGCGAAGTCTCCCGTCTCGCGCATGACGCCGTTTCCACCTTCCTTCATGGCACTCAGCCCGCAATCAGGAGCCCTCATGCGTAA
- a CDS encoding F0F1 ATP synthase subunit A, protein MAGPIEQFEVRPIVEITVGDIDLSFTNASAYMFLTVTLASSFLLLATGKARLVPGRWQSGAELLYQFVARTLRDNAGEQGMRFFPFVFSLFMFILFANMIGMFPYAFTVTSQIIVTFGLAMMVFGTVTLYGLFKHGIGFFGLFKPTGIPVILAPIIVPIEIISYMSRPVSHSVRLFAVMLAGHITLKVFAGFVVSLASVNALGVIGAIAPLFMTVAITALEFLMAAIQAYVFTMLTCMYLNDALHPGH, encoded by the coding sequence ATGGCCGGCCCCATCGAGCAATTCGAAGTCAGACCTATCGTTGAAATCACAGTCGGGGATATCGACCTCAGTTTCACCAATGCCTCGGCATACATGTTCCTCACCGTCACACTGGCCAGTTCATTCCTGCTTCTGGCAACCGGCAAGGCCCGCCTCGTGCCCGGCCGCTGGCAATCAGGCGCTGAACTGCTTTACCAGTTCGTCGCCAGGACATTGCGGGACAATGCCGGTGAACAGGGGATGCGGTTCTTCCCCTTCGTATTCTCGCTTTTCATGTTCATCCTGTTCGCAAACATGATCGGCATGTTTCCTTATGCCTTCACCGTAACCAGCCAGATCATCGTCACATTCGGCCTGGCCATGATGGTGTTTGGCACCGTCACGCTCTACGGCCTGTTCAAGCACGGCATCGGATTTTTCGGCCTGTTCAAACCCACCGGCATCCCGGTAATTCTGGCGCCCATCATCGTGCCGATTGAAATCATCTCCTACATGTCGCGCCCGGTCAGCCACTCCGTTCGCCTGTTTGCGGTGATGCTCGCCGGTCATATCACCCTGAAGGTCTTTGCAGGTTTTGTCGTCTCGCTTGCCAGCGTCAATGCCCTCGGCGTGATCGGCGCCATCGCGCCGCTCTTTATGACGGTGGCGATCACCGCACTGGAGTTTCTGATGGCCGCCATTCAGGCCTACGTGTTCACCATGCTGACCTGCATGTATCTCAACGACGCCCTGCATCCGGGACACTGA